Proteins from a single region of Fundulus heteroclitus isolate FHET01 chromosome 12, MU-UCD_Fhet_4.1, whole genome shotgun sequence:
- the LOC105931342 gene encoding transmembrane protein 252 isoform X1 gives MDMKKQLLSCTRMSLPSVGFVFTCIGAYLVSQQTGYGFEGKMVAVYIVIVFGFLAMLIGVFWSLCHSMRSKMYHRRRDERHIQVFTVESRRSSSFPPSYESQGPSQVTLGSMHEAVVSVDGVHVVLDLAPPLYTENSSETPDCRWSWEQPPPYSQVVNTGQR, from the exons ATGGATATGAAGAAGCAGCTGTTGTCTTGCACCCGCATGTCCTTACCTTCTGTTGGATTCGTGTTCACATGCATCGGAGCCTACCTGGTGTCACAGCAGACTGGGTATGGCTTTGAGGGGAAGATGGTCGCCGTTTACATTGTGATTGTCTTTGGCTTCCTGGCAATGCTCATCGGCGTGTTCTGGAGCCTCTGCCACTCCATGAGGAGCAAGATGTACCACAGAAGAAGAGACGAGAGGCACATCCAAGTCTTCACAGTGGAAAG CAGAAGGTCAAGCTCGTTTCCTCCATCATATGAGTCCCAGGGTCCCAGCCAAGTCACTCTGGGCAGCATGCACGAGGCGGTTGTATCAGTAGACGGAGTTCACGTGGTTTTGGATCTTGCACCTCCGCTGTACACCGAGAACAGTTCAGAGACACCAGACTGCAGGTGGAGCTGGGAGCAACCACCTCCATACAGTCAGGTGGTGAATACCGGACAACGATAA
- the LOC105931342 gene encoding transmembrane protein 252 isoform X2, with protein sequence MDMKKQLLSCTRMSLPSVGFVFTCIGAYLVSQQTGYGFEGKMVAVYIVIVFGFLAMLIGVFWSLCHSMRSKMYHRRRDERHIQVFTVERRSSSFPPSYESQGPSQVTLGSMHEAVVSVDGVHVVLDLAPPLYTENSSETPDCRWSWEQPPPYSQVVNTGQR encoded by the exons ATGGATATGAAGAAGCAGCTGTTGTCTTGCACCCGCATGTCCTTACCTTCTGTTGGATTCGTGTTCACATGCATCGGAGCCTACCTGGTGTCACAGCAGACTGGGTATGGCTTTGAGGGGAAGATGGTCGCCGTTTACATTGTGATTGTCTTTGGCTTCCTGGCAATGCTCATCGGCGTGTTCTGGAGCCTCTGCCACTCCATGAGGAGCAAGATGTACCACAGAAGAAGAGACGAGAGGCACATCCAAGTCTTCACAGTGGAAAG AAGGTCAAGCTCGTTTCCTCCATCATATGAGTCCCAGGGTCCCAGCCAAGTCACTCTGGGCAGCATGCACGAGGCGGTTGTATCAGTAGACGGAGTTCACGTGGTTTTGGATCTTGCACCTCCGCTGTACACCGAGAACAGTTCAGAGACACCAGACTGCAGGTGGAGCTGGGAGCAACCACCTCCATACAGTCAGGTGGTGAATACCGGACAACGATAA